The Aminipila terrae nucleotide sequence ATTTTCCAAATTATCTCTTGACATAATACCACCATCTAAATGTCATCCTTTATTTTCTAATATCGATTCAACAATCTTCACATTTTCATTATTTTTAACATGGACTGCATTAGCCTCATCCATATCAAGATGCATTTCAAGTGCATCTTTTTCTGAAACTCTGAGCAGGACATTTTTGAATATTGCCATTCTTTCATTTCCTGCCTCCACACTGACCCGGTCCCCGTTTTTCAGACCAAGTGTTCCGGCTATACGTGGAGGCATATGGATGTGCCTTTCCGCCACAATGGTCCCCTGGATTTTCTCTACTCTCCCTTTGGGACCTATTATTTCCATACCAGGTGTGCCTTCCAGGTCTCCTGACTTCCTTATAGGAGCCTTAACACCAAGAACATAAGTATCACTCAAAGATATTTCTATCTGAGTCTGATTTCTTAAAGGTCCTAAAACTCTTACTTTCTCAAATTGACCTTTAGGACCTTTTAATGTTACTACTTCTTCTGATGCATACTGACCTGGCTGTTTTAATTTCTTTACTGGGGTAAGTTCAGAGTATTTACCGAAAAGAACATCCATATCTTTTCTATCCAGGTGAACATGGCGGTTAGATATGCCAATTGGAATTTTTATGCTCTTAGCCGAGAGTTCCTCGATTACCAACTTTGTAACCATTCTGACTAATTCTTCATTGGTTATATTCAAGGTACTCATATTCTTCTCCTATCTTTTTTAAAGACCTTTTGGAAGAAGATTTTCAACATCCGTATGAGGTCTTGGAATAACATGCTGAGATACAATTTCCCCAACCTTGGCAGCGGCACAGGCACCTGCATCCACAGACGCCTTTACAGCTCCTACGTCTCCTCTTACCATCACAGTTACTAATCCAGAACCAATCTTTTCATATCCAATCAGTTTCACATTTGCTGATTTAGTCATAGCATCTGCTGCTTCAATTGCACCAACTAATCCTTTTGTTTCAATCATTCCTAATGCTTCATTCATGATAAAATCCTCCTTTAACATATTTCATTTAAATAATCCTATTTTTTAGTCTTGCTGTTTTTTTTAACATTCTTTTTTTGAACCTCTTGCGGATTTTCGTCTGATTTTTTCTCCTGTACTCTCTGATTATCTGGCTTTGCAGATTCTACATCGATATCTGTTTCGGAAGCTCCTTGTACTGACGGAGTCTCTCCTGTTTCTTCAGCCTTTTCAGGTTCTACAGGTTTTAGAATATCTTCCGCTTTTACTTCTGATTCAAAACATGGATCTTTCTGTGTATCCTGCTTTGTCACACACTCTGCTGTATATCCAACTGTATCCCTGTTTCGTATCAGAGATTCCAGGCTTGCCGACGGTCTGGCTATCACTTTGGTTCCAGCAATCTTTCCTACTTGTAAAGCAGCTGCACAGGCTGCTTCTACTGCAGCTTTTACTGCCCCCACATCTCCTTCTACTTTAATTACAGTCCTTCCTGATCCTTTAGCCAGCTCGTAACCCACTAAAGTAACATTTGCAGATTTTACAGCTGCATCTGCTGCAGTTATACCTGCAGTAAGACCTATGGTTTCGATTAAACCGAGGCTTTTTAGCATTACCAGTTCACCTCCTTGCAAACCTGCCGCCTGCTTATTCCCGTAAATTTTTAAATGGCATCCTTTTCACCAGTCTGGCACCATTTGTTCCCATAGACCGGATCTTTTCCATGTCCTCATGAGTGGATATACAAAAGAGTGGAGACTCTGCTTCTAATTTCTCATAATGTAAAGCGATATAGCCTTCTGTTATGCCTATTCCAACTCCCAGTCTGGAAGTCTGACAGGCTTCGTACGCCATTGCGATATGGTCCCTGCCATTTACCACTTTTACCTCATAAGGTATTCCTTCTTCTTCAATGCCGTGGCATATCTGGTCCAGAATATTTTCACCGCCAAACTTTTCATTTACATGAATCATAATTGCCGGTTTTGATCCTTCACTTATTAACATAATCAACCATCTTTCCCGGCTACCGACAGTACTAAGCCCGTAGCTACTGCATTTCTTGGCCCCTCAGTCCCTCTTATGTTGGCTCTTCCGGATACGACCCTGTACTGTGCCAGTGCATCCGTAACCAGCTGAGGTATTTCAAAGTCTAAGGCTGAGCCTCCAACCAGAACTACAAACTGTATGTCCCTGACATTATTGGTAGGACTCACTTTTGTTAAAGCTCTAATAGCATTTGTCACAAAAACCCTTTCCTTTGCAGCCTTTCTTATTAGCTTTATTTTCTCGATAGAGTAATTCCCTTCCAGAGGTATCATTTCTCCCTCTTTCAGAATTACAACCTTCGCAAACACATTTGCATCCAGAGGTTTCTCAAAGAATTCTACCGTTCCGTCTTCATGCCTGATATGAAACAAGCTTTCTACTTTAGCTAAAGGATATTTTTTTATATCTTCCGCCGTATTAAAATCCTGCAATCCCATTTCAGACTGAATCAGCATAGTAGCCATATTCCCTGCACCTGCTAAATGAATGGAAGTTATTCTTCCGCTAGGCGTTATAATAGAGGCATCCGTTGATCCAGCCCCCATATCCAGTATGGCAAGGGGCTCACTGGTCCCCGGCGTAGTAAGCGCACCTCTTATAGCCATATCCGCTTCAACCCCTCCCACTTTAACAGGTACGTTTATTTTATCTGTTAGTTCTGCAGCAATTTTCTCCATCTGAAGTTTATTTGCCTTCACCATGGCAGCTATTCCTACTGCACTTTCCTGTGAAAACTCATTGGCTAAGCCACCTTGGACTTTCTGCGGAGTAAAGGTATCCACTGCCAGCAAATCCCTTATTTTTATACTTTGTGGGTGCTGTCCCGTCAGATTAGACATAACCTGCCTTACTCTTTCCAGCATACCTCCTGCATTGGTTCCTGGTTCACCTTTTACATCCTCTACTTCAGGAACTGTATTTACTACTTCCATGATTTTTTCTGATCCTTCATCAACATCAACTTTGATGGATTTGTGTGAACTTATGATTTCTATGGTTCCTGCCGGAATTCTTCTTTCCTTTATATCTCCCTCAGGGGTTTTTATTACAACTGCTGAACGATTTCCTATCAGCGCTCTTGCAATGGGTACTACCTGTTTTGTCTCTTCCGAATCCAGATTGAACATCGTTGCAATCCCGTAAGGATTTGATAAAACTTCAACCACGCTGCCTGCGCCGGCAACTTCAACTGCACAGAACATTCCAAGGGGGACTTTATCCACAAGTTCCACCTCGTCTACAATAGGAATTTTCTTGTTTAACCTGTTGTTAATCAGGACTCCATCGTCCTTCTGAACAATAGCTGCAGTAATATTCTTACTGCCAGAGAACTTATTGATTTCTTCTGCAGCCTTTTCAAAATCTACAGAAGATGGAATCACTACTATGTAGTTTCTGCCTCCAGTTACGCGGCCTAACTCTGTAATCAGAACTGTTTCACCTGCTCCCACACCCAATCCTCCGGGTGTTTCCGGGTTATGGCCTATCATAGTAGATTCTGTAATAATCGTTTCTGTTATGGTTTCCATGGCTACATCTCCGATAACCGGAGCAGCTTCATTTACCCTTATTTCATCCAGATCTTCTAATTTTAATCCTGCTTCATCTAAAGCATTTGTGAGTGATTTAAACAATCCACTGATATTAGCTGAGGTTCCTTTTATTCCGGTTGTAGGAACGATACCACTGGCAAGAAAATCTGCTTTACCATTCTGTATTTTTCCAATAGCTGTTTCTGTAGTAGCATTTCCTATGTCTATACCCGCAATAATCTTCATAAAGTCCTCCATTGGGGCTAAGAAAAATTAATCTCTCTTAAGTCTCCCTCTTTTTTCATATACTTCTGCTGCTTCTTTCACAAGCTTTGCATTGACTTTGCAGTCATACTTATTTTCTAATTCTTCTGCAATATCATAAAGCTCCTGTTTCGTTGAACGATATGGTCTCAGTGCATTGTATATTTCCAGAAGCCTGTCATCAGGAACAGCAATCAGTTCTGCTGCTCTTCTGAGATTTCCTGCAAAGGCATCTCTTCCCACCGATTCCGCAACCTGAGCCTGCATTTCCAAGGTCTCAGGAGCAATTCTCATATCTTCTGAGGTCAGCTGACCGTTTAAAATCTGATCAAGGTCCATTTCTGCCAGCTTTTTACCCGTTGGGGAATAAATCTGATCTGCCATTTTTTCACCAAGGGGATAATTTACTGCGGTAATCTTAGAGGACTGACAGATATCAGCTGTCTTTCCAGCCGCCGGAACACCAGCCATTGCTTTCATAACCTCTTCAACTATTTGTTTCATCATTATTTCCTGATCCATAAAAAGCCCCTCCTATTTAAATTCTACTTTTAAAATCTGTGGCTTCTTGTTCATATCCACATGTTCCGTCTCTTTGATATGAAG carries:
- a CDS encoding diol dehydratase reactivase subunit alpha, whose amino-acid sequence is MKIIAGIDIGNATTETAIGKIQNGKADFLASGIVPTTGIKGTSANISGLFKSLTNALDEAGLKLEDLDEIRVNEAAPVIGDVAMETITETIITESTMIGHNPETPGGLGVGAGETVLITELGRVTGGRNYIVVIPSSVDFEKAAEEINKFSGSKNITAAIVQKDDGVLINNRLNKKIPIVDEVELVDKVPLGMFCAVEVAGAGSVVEVLSNPYGIATMFNLDSEETKQVVPIARALIGNRSAVVIKTPEGDIKERRIPAGTIEIISSHKSIKVDVDEGSEKIMEVVNTVPEVEDVKGEPGTNAGGMLERVRQVMSNLTGQHPQSIKIRDLLAVDTFTPQKVQGGLANEFSQESAVGIAAMVKANKLQMEKIAAELTDKINVPVKVGGVEADMAIRGALTTPGTSEPLAILDMGAGSTDASIITPSGRITSIHLAGAGNMATMLIQSEMGLQDFNTAEDIKKYPLAKVESLFHIRHEDGTVEFFEKPLDANVFAKVVILKEGEMIPLEGNYSIEKIKLIRKAAKERVFVTNAIRALTKVSPTNNVRDIQFVVLVGGSALDFEIPQLVTDALAQYRVVSGRANIRGTEGPRNAVATGLVLSVAGKDG
- a CDS encoding glycerol dehydratase reactivase beta/small subunit family protein, whose product is MLISEGSKPAIMIHVNEKFGGENILDQICHGIEEEGIPYEVKVVNGRDHIAMAYEACQTSRLGVGIGITEGYIALHYEKLEAESPLFCISTHEDMEKIRSMGTNGARLVKRMPFKNLRE
- a CDS encoding BMC domain-containing protein, yielding MQGGELVMLKSLGLIETIGLTAGITAADAAVKSANVTLVGYELAKGSGRTVIKVEGDVGAVKAAVEAACAAALQVGKIAGTKVIARPSASLESLIRNRDTVGYTAECVTKQDTQKDPCFESEVKAEDILKPVEPEKAEETGETPSVQGASETDIDVESAKPDNQRVQEKKSDENPQEVQKKNVKKNSKTKK
- a CDS encoding diol dehydratase small subunit — protein: MDQEIMMKQIVEEVMKAMAGVPAAGKTADICQSSKITAVNYPLGEKMADQIYSPTGKKLAEMDLDQILNGQLTSEDMRIAPETLEMQAQVAESVGRDAFAGNLRRAAELIAVPDDRLLEIYNALRPYRSTKQELYDIAEELENKYDCKVNAKLVKEAAEVYEKRGRLKRD
- the pduL gene encoding phosphate propanoyltransferase — encoded protein: MSTLNITNEELVRMVTKLVIEELSAKSIKIPIGISNRHVHLDRKDMDVLFGKYSELTPVKKLKQPGQYASEEVVTLKGPKGQFEKVRVLGPLRNQTQIEISLSDTYVLGVKAPIRKSGDLEGTPGMEIIGPKGRVEKIQGTIVAERHIHMPPRIAGTLGLKNGDRVSVEAGNERMAIFKNVLLRVSEKDALEMHLDMDEANAVHVKNNENVKIVESILENKG
- a CDS encoding BMC domain-containing protein, with translation MMNEALGMIETKGLVGAIEAADAMTKSANVKLIGYEKIGSGLVTVMVRGDVGAVKASVDAGACAAAKVGEIVSQHVIPRPHTDVENLLPKGL